The proteins below come from a single Streptococcus canis genomic window:
- a CDS encoding YcaO-like family protein, with the protein MLQYYPSFNHIFDKLKGLSGNRTGILNQSQMPVCNHPHDVYLKSVTGQMPDYHKQFIGELSQVSYHIIGYGSHYEEALIRYLGESIERYASIISGDLLSDRIVYASHKELSQTDRVMPLEYLQVFTQEQIERCLELSMVMCDKMVTEDDVLGWVKCPMFFEEQDMYVPVQMLCIGYKTNEAVGEKHVIPGFSTGTASHTTLEAAMCNSLIEYIQIDSMMLSWHTKKPCPRIIIDDPDIQAILEEARLGKESLYEIIPIDMTVGDDNPLYTFGIILKNKYDEGPYLLFGVQAGLDPKHTLLRGIMEAAAISYSYYYNLLYKKEALQNIESKNPLFLDLDSNVFYYAHPKNQAHKWQAFEPLISGEILLSDLADHSGKDKKEELKILLAYTKKVSPNAVFLDITPPEAAEKGWYVTRVLTPELLEMCIPAFPFANHPRMRQFGGVTNAFVHPMP; encoded by the coding sequence ATGTTACAGTATTACCCTTCCTTTAATCATATTTTTGATAAACTCAAAGGCTTAAGTGGTAACCGGACAGGTATTTTAAATCAATCGCAAATGCCTGTTTGTAATCACCCTCATGATGTTTACTTAAAGAGTGTGACTGGTCAGATGCCTGATTATCATAAGCAATTTATTGGGGAATTGAGTCAGGTCAGCTACCATATTATCGGTTATGGCAGCCATTACGAAGAAGCCCTGATCAGATATTTAGGGGAAAGCATTGAACGTTATGCGAGTATTATTTCTGGTGATTTATTGTCGGATCGAATAGTCTATGCTTCTCATAAGGAATTAAGTCAGACAGACCGAGTGATGCCGTTAGAGTATTTACAGGTCTTTACTCAGGAACAAATTGAACGTTGTCTGGAATTGAGCATGGTTATGTGCGACAAAATGGTGACAGAAGATGATGTCTTGGGTTGGGTTAAGTGTCCTATGTTTTTTGAAGAGCAAGACATGTACGTTCCGGTTCAGATGCTCTGCATTGGTTATAAAACTAATGAGGCTGTGGGTGAAAAGCATGTTATTCCAGGTTTTTCAACAGGTACAGCTTCTCATACTACGTTAGAAGCAGCTATGTGCAATAGCCTGATTGAGTATATTCAAATTGATTCCATGATGCTGAGTTGGCACACCAAAAAGCCTTGTCCTAGAATTATTATTGATGACCCTGATATTCAGGCGATTTTAGAAGAAGCAAGATTGGGAAAAGAGAGCTTGTATGAGATTATTCCTATTGATATGACCGTAGGCGATGACAACCCGCTTTACACCTTTGGGATTATCCTTAAAAATAAATACGATGAGGGTCCCTATCTCTTATTTGGGGTCCAAGCTGGCTTGGATCCTAAACACACCTTACTAAGGGGAATCATGGAGGCGGCAGCTATTAGTTACAGTTATTACTATAATCTCTTATATAAGAAAGAAGCGCTTCAAAATATTGAGAGCAAGAACCCTCTCTTTTTAGATTTGGATAGCAATGTGTTTTATTATGCCCATCCCAAAAATCAGGCCCATAAATGGCAGGCTTTTGAGCCTTTGATTTCAGGAGAAATCCTGCTTAGTGATTTGGCAGATCATTCTGGTAAGGATAAGAAAGAAGAGTTGAAAATATTATTGGCATATACTAAAAAAGTCAGCCCAAATGCTGTCTTTCTGGACATTACCCCTCCTGAAGCAGCAGAAAAAGGTTGGTATGTAACCCGTGTCTTAACCCCTGAACTTCTTGAAATGTGTATTCCAGCATTTCCTTTTGCTAATCATCCACGAATGAGACAGTTTGGAGGTGTGACGAATGCCTTTGTTCACCCAATGCCTTAA
- a CDS encoding streptolysin associated protein SagC, translating to MKYQLNSNVRIVQFQDTFCFRKGIWDFNEAVLDVSQEPQALKEAYREIVTTLIEGGILDTDSYEKSLEADLFATFMEVITALYYNDVLMLEDDYALEENVMKVLMGNFRFMATAGHTKNTDPVLFISDSTYVNESAKLLADQLQLPLQVASDDLKMLIQQTDVSSRLDALTHHRSMKCLSEALKGYQSIVVCQERLNIMMLRHLNEISVALNIQLVLGFVDGPFLHACTLNPPHSADFDSLERRVLARLQDHVLYQHFAQQALPTTQAVSQAYLPLLNVLMNLVVSEAFIIAQTGSSKFEGRLLSIYLPTLEIQVQDILKMSNSQAQGALAKLKYEDQQISTREIVRKLLSEEE from the coding sequence ATGAAATACCAACTAAATAGTAATGTTCGTATCGTCCAATTTCAGGATACCTTTTGTTTTAGAAAGGGTATCTGGGATTTTAATGAAGCTGTCTTAGATGTTTCGCAAGAACCTCAGGCTTTAAAAGAGGCTTATCGAGAAATTGTGACAACCTTGATTGAGGGTGGCATTCTTGATACTGACTCCTATGAGAAGAGTTTGGAAGCTGACTTATTTGCGACATTTATGGAAGTCATCACAGCTTTGTATTATAATGATGTGCTTATGTTAGAAGATGATTATGCCCTTGAAGAGAATGTCATGAAAGTCTTAATGGGGAATTTTCGATTTATGGCAACAGCAGGACATACCAAAAATACGGATCCTGTCCTTTTTATCAGTGATTCAACCTATGTTAATGAATCGGCCAAACTGTTAGCTGACCAACTGCAATTACCTTTGCAAGTGGCTAGTGACGATTTGAAAATGCTAATCCAACAAACTGATGTTAGTTCTCGTTTGGATGCCTTGACCCATCACCGTAGTATGAAGTGTTTATCTGAAGCTTTAAAGGGTTATCAGAGTATTGTTGTTTGTCAAGAACGATTGAATATTATGATGTTACGCCATCTGAATGAGATTAGTGTGGCTCTTAATATACAACTGGTGTTAGGTTTTGTGGATGGTCCCTTCTTACATGCTTGTACCCTAAATCCTCCTCATAGTGCTGATTTCGATAGTTTGGAAAGAAGGGTTTTGGCTCGATTGCAAGACCATGTTCTTTACCAGCATTTTGCTCAGCAGGCCTTGCCAACGACACAAGCGGTTAGTCAAGCTTATTTGCCCTTGCTCAATGTTTTAATGAATTTGGTGGTTAGCGAAGCTTTTATTATTGCTCAGACAGGTAGTTCAAAATTTGAAGGCCGTTTGCTAAGTATCTATTTGCCAACCCTTGAAATTCAGGTTCAAGATATTCTGAAGATGTCAAATTCTCAGGCACAGGGTGCTCTGGCAAAATTAAAATATGAGGATCAGCAAATATCAACTCGCGAGATTGTTAGAAAACTCCTTAGTGAAGAAGAATAA
- a CDS encoding SagB/ThcOx family dehydrogenase → MPFFAKGKPNSDNYPPLTLEKARQLFEFNTNHLSLSGYHHQTVLRTSKQLVAQHLMPNETDNLSQRFLMNYKSNNSYLGFQASVVDFFTDSAVATFSSSAYFESRENIIPLPKPTKITTALSTCITQRRSHRHFVDQEMPFQDLANLLYYACGVSAEAPIKDGMPEKVTLRNCASGGGLYPITLIFYARNVSKLKDGFYEYLPYQHALRSHHISFEENIRAFAEYGAINAESCNLVVIYVYHYLKNTRKYGNQATAYAFIESGEIAQNIQLTATALVYGSIDIGGYNKEYLQEKLGLDGLNQHVIHMTLVGNKESQ, encoded by the coding sequence ATGCCATTTTTTGCAAAAGGAAAACCCAATTCAGACAATTATCCTCCTTTAACATTGGAGAAGGCAAGACAATTATTTGAGTTTAATACCAATCACTTATCTTTATCAGGCTATCACCATCAAACGGTGCTAAGGACATCAAAACAGTTAGTTGCTCAACATTTAATGCCGAATGAGACAGACAATCTGAGTCAACGTTTTTTAATGAATTACAAGAGTAATAATAGTTACTTGGGATTTCAAGCTAGCGTGGTTGACTTTTTTACTGATTCTGCGGTGGCAACTTTTTCAAGTAGTGCTTACTTTGAAAGTAGAGAAAACATTATTCCTCTGCCCAAACCAACAAAGATAACAACTGCCCTTTCGACCTGTATTACCCAAAGAAGGAGTCATCGTCACTTCGTAGATCAGGAAATGCCTTTTCAGGATTTGGCTAACCTCCTTTACTATGCTTGTGGGGTCAGTGCTGAAGCACCCATTAAAGACGGTATGCCAGAAAAAGTTACCCTAAGAAATTGTGCTTCTGGAGGAGGCTTATACCCCATTACTTTGATTTTTTATGCTAGAAATGTCAGTAAACTAAAAGATGGTTTCTATGAGTATCTACCTTACCAACATGCCTTAAGGAGCCATCATATTAGTTTTGAAGAAAATATTAGGGCCTTTGCAGAATACGGTGCCATTAATGCCGAAAGCTGCAATCTTGTTGTCATTTATGTATACCATTACCTCAAAAACACACGCAAATATGGCAATCAAGCAACTGCCTATGCTTTCATTGAATCAGGTGAGATAGCTCAGAATATTCAATTAACAGCGACTGCCCTCGTTTATGGCAGTATTGATATTGGAGGTTACAACAAGGAGTACCTCCAAGAAAAATTAGGGTTAGACGGACTAAACCAGCATGTGATTCACATGACACTTGTAGGAAATAAGGAGTCTCAATGA
- the sagA gene encoding TOMM family cytolysin streptolysin S, with product MLQFTSNILATSVAETTQVAPGGCCCCCTTCCFSINVGGGSAQGGSGSYTPGK from the coding sequence ATGTTACAATTTACTTCAAATATTTTAGCTACTAGCGTAGCCGAAACAACTCAAGTTGCTCCTGGAGGTTGTTGCTGCTGCTGTACTACTTGTTGCTTCTCAATTAATGTTGGGGGCGGTAGTGCTCAAGGTGGTAGCGGTAGCTATACACCAGGTAAATAA
- the eno gene encoding surface-displayed alpha-enolase, which produces MSIITDVYAREVLDSRGNPTLEVEVYTESGAFGRGMVPSGASTGEHEAVELRDGDKSRYLGLGTQKAVDNVNNIIAEAIIGYDVRDQQAIDRAMIALDGTPNKGKLGANAILGVSIAVARAAADYLEVPLYTYLGGFNTKVLPTPMMNIINGGSHSDAPIAFQEFMIMPVGAPTFKEGLRWGAEVFHALKKILKERGLVTAVGDEGGFAPKFEGTEDGVETILKAIEAAGYEAGENGIMIGFDCASSEFYDKERKVYDYTKFEGEGAAVRTSAEQIDYLEELVNKYPIITIEDGMDENDWDGWKALTERLGGRVQLVGDDFFVTNTEYLARGIKENAANSILIKVNQIGTLTETFEAIEMAKEAGYTAVVSHRSGETEDSTIADIAVATNAGQIKTGSLSRTDRIAKYNQLLRIEDQLGEVAQYKGIKSFYNLKK; this is translated from the coding sequence ATGTCAATTATTACTGATGTTTACGCTCGCGAAGTCCTTGACTCACGCGGTAACCCAACACTTGAAGTAGAAGTTTATACAGAATCAGGTGCATTCGGACGTGGTATGGTTCCTTCAGGAGCTTCAACTGGTGAACATGAAGCTGTTGAACTTCGTGATGGTGACAAATCTCGTTACCTTGGTCTTGGTACACAAAAAGCTGTTGATAACGTTAACAACATTATCGCTGAAGCAATCATCGGTTACGATGTTCGCGATCAACAAGCTATCGACCGTGCAATGATCGCACTTGACGGTACTCCTAACAAAGGTAAACTTGGTGCTAATGCTATTCTTGGTGTTTCTATTGCTGTTGCTCGTGCAGCTGCTGACTACCTTGAAGTGCCACTTTACACTTATCTTGGCGGATTCAACACTAAAGTTCTTCCAACTCCTATGATGAATATCATCAACGGTGGTTCTCACTCAGATGCTCCAATCGCATTCCAAGAGTTCATGATCATGCCTGTTGGTGCACCTACTTTCAAAGAAGGTCTTCGTTGGGGTGCTGAAGTTTTCCACGCTCTTAAGAAAATTCTTAAAGAACGCGGACTTGTTACAGCTGTTGGTGATGAAGGTGGATTCGCGCCTAAATTTGAAGGAACTGAAGATGGTGTAGAAACCATTCTTAAAGCTATCGAAGCTGCTGGTTACGAAGCTGGCGAAAACGGCATCATGATTGGTTTTGACTGTGCATCATCAGAATTCTACGACAAAGAACGTAAAGTTTACGATTACACTAAATTTGAAGGTGAAGGCGCTGCTGTTCGTACATCTGCAGAACAAATCGACTACCTCGAAGAATTGGTTAACAAATACCCAATCATCACTATCGAAGATGGTATGGATGAAAATGACTGGGATGGTTGGAAAGCTCTTACTGAACGCCTAGGCGGACGTGTTCAATTGGTTGGTGACGATTTCTTCGTTACAAACACTGAATACCTTGCTCGTGGTATCAAAGAAAATGCAGCTAACTCAATCCTTATCAAGGTTAACCAAATCGGTACTTTGACTGAAACGTTTGAAGCTATTGAAATGGCTAAAGAAGCTGGATACACTGCCGTTGTATCACACCGTTCAGGTGAAACTGAAGATTCAACAATCGCTGACATCGCAGTTGCAACTAACGCTGGCCAAATCAAGACAGGTTCATTGTCACGTACAGACCGTATTGCTAAATACAACCAATTGCTTCGTATCGAAGATCAACTTGGTGAAGTGGCTCAATATAAAGGCATCAAATCATTCTATAACCTTAAAAAATAA
- a CDS encoding DUF1694 domain-containing protein, with amino-acid sequence MDKLEDKVLKRALSDKRLDPDQQRYYLGTYAERVILSVPLAEATNEKVKNYLETELPNLSMTYQPLALKISSELAPQYQILYMKLAKQYHLTATIVTEKHMTSPFGFILHTDHAINLNETRLDIILKQSESERPIKQASEKPKSFWQKFFQ; translated from the coding sequence ATGGATAAATTAGAAGATAAAGTATTAAAAAGAGCATTGAGTGACAAAAGGCTAGACCCCGATCAACAACGCTACTACTTAGGTACCTATGCCGAACGGGTTATTTTAAGTGTGCCCTTAGCAGAGGCCACAAATGAGAAGGTTAAAAACTATTTAGAAACCGAGTTACCAAACCTGAGCATGACCTACCAGCCTTTGGCTTTGAAAATTTCTTCAGAGTTAGCACCACAATATCAAATACTTTATATGAAATTGGCTAAGCAATACCATCTGACTGCTACCATTGTAACAGAAAAACACATGACCTCTCCTTTTGGTTTTATTCTCCATACCGATCACGCGATAAATCTGAACGAAACACGTTTAGACATTATTTTAAAACAGTCTGAAAGCGAGCGCCCCATCAAACAAGCCTCCGAAAAACCTAAATCCTTCTGGCAAAAATTTTTTCAGTAA
- the ezrA gene encoding septation ring formation regulator EzrA, with product MSSGIILLIVAIVLLVIIAYLVGVIIRKRNDSLITSLEERKQALFALPVNDEIEEVKSLHLIGQSQTSFREWNQKWVDLTLNSFADIENHICEAENLNDTFNFIRAKHEINSVESQLNLVEEDIASIREALGILKEQEEKNSARVTHALDLYEKLQASISENEDNFGSTMAEINKQMTNIETEFSQFVALNSSGDPVEASEVLDRAEEHTIALGQITEQIPAIVAKLEDDFPDQLDDLESGYRRLLEENYHFSEKNIEARFQEIRESIRANSSELVTLDLDRAREENTHIQERIDSLYELFEREIAAYKVAAKNSKILPSYLAHAKRNNEQLKNEISRLSRKYILSENEGLNIKAFDRDIKEIEESTLKIAEQFSMQEKPFSELQVIFERSMKTLASVESGQMDVFEAVKDIEKIESHARQNLEIYVTQLHMIKRYMEKRNLPGIPQDFLSTFFTTSSQLEALMDELSRGRINIEAVSRLSEVAMVAIANLEELTYQVVQNATLTEQLLQYSNRYRSFEAGVQNSFEHALRLFEVDNDYQASFDEISYALETVEPGVTDRFVNSYEKTRERIRF from the coding sequence ATGTCAAGCGGAATTATCTTGCTGATTGTGGCCATAGTCCTACTAGTGATTATCGCCTATCTAGTAGGTGTCATTATACGAAAACGTAATGATTCACTAATTACCAGTCTAGAGGAACGAAAACAGGCCTTGTTTGCCCTACCTGTCAATGATGAAATCGAAGAAGTAAAATCACTTCATTTGATTGGACAAAGTCAAACGTCTTTTCGTGAATGGAACCAAAAGTGGGTGGACTTGACCCTCAATTCTTTTGCTGATATTGAAAATCATATTTGTGAAGCTGAAAACTTAAATGATACTTTCAACTTTATCCGTGCCAAGCATGAAATCAATAGCGTTGAAAGTCAATTAAATCTTGTTGAAGAAGACATCGCTTCTATTCGTGAAGCGCTTGGTATTCTTAAAGAACAAGAAGAAAAAAATAGTGCACGGGTCACACATGCCCTTGATTTGTATGAAAAGCTGCAGGCCTCTATCTCTGAAAATGAAGACAACTTTGGTTCTACCATGGCTGAGATTAACAAGCAAATGACGAATATCGAAACGGAGTTTTCACAATTTGTCGCTCTTAATTCATCGGGTGATCCAGTAGAAGCTTCTGAGGTGCTTGATAGAGCTGAAGAACATACCATTGCTTTGGGACAGATTACCGAACAAATTCCAGCTATTGTTGCTAAGTTAGAAGATGATTTCCCAGATCAATTAGATGATTTAGAGTCTGGTTACCGTCGCCTACTTGAAGAAAATTACCATTTCTCAGAAAAAAATATCGAAGCCCGTTTCCAAGAGATTCGCGAGTCAATTCGTGCTAACTCTTCAGAATTAGTGACTTTGGATTTGGACCGTGCTAGAGAAGAAAATACTCATATTCAAGAGCGTATTGATTCCCTTTATGAACTCTTTGAACGTGAAATTGCAGCTTATAAGGTAGCAGCTAAAAATAGCAAGATTTTACCAAGCTATTTGGCACATGCTAAACGTAATAATGAGCAGTTAAAAAATGAAATCTCTCGCTTGTCTCGCAAATATATTTTGAGCGAAAATGAGGGACTCAACATTAAAGCTTTTGACAGGGATATTAAGGAAATCGAAGAGAGTACGCTTAAAATTGCAGAGCAGTTTAGCATGCAAGAAAAACCATTCTCAGAATTACAAGTTATTTTTGAACGTAGCATGAAGACTTTAGCTTCAGTGGAATCTGGTCAAATGGATGTCTTTGAAGCGGTTAAAGACATTGAAAAAATCGAATCGCATGCGCGTCAAAACCTAGAGATTTATGTAACTCAACTTCACATGATCAAACGTTACATGGAAAAGCGTAATTTGCCAGGCATTCCACAAGATTTCCTTAGCACTTTCTTTACAACGAGTTCTCAGTTGGAAGCCTTGATGGATGAACTCAGTAGAGGACGTATTAATATCGAAGCAGTTTCACGTTTATCAGAGGTTGCAATGGTTGCTATTGCAAACTTAGAAGAATTAACTTACCAAGTGGTTCAAAATGCGACGTTAACAGAGCAACTGCTACAGTATTCTAACCGATACCGTTCTTTTGAAGCTGGCGTTCAAAATAGTTTTGAACATGCTTTGAGACTGTTTGAGGTAGACAATGATTATCAAGCCTCCTTTGATGAAATTTCTTATGCGCTTGAAACGGTAGAGCCTGGCGTCACTGATCGTTTTGTCAATTCCTACGAAAAAACACGTGAACGGATTCGTTTCTGA
- the gyrB gene encoding DNA topoisomerase (ATP-hydrolyzing) subunit B — translation MIEENKQVEEKAQEYDASQIQVLEGLEAVRMRPGMYIGSTSKEGLHHLVWEIVDNSIDEALAGFATHIKVLIEADNSITVVDDGRGIPVDIQAKTGRPAVETVFTVLHAGGKFGGGGYKVSGGLHGVGSSVVNALSTQLDVRVYKNGQIHYQEFKRGAVVADLAVIGTTDTTGTTVHFTPDPEIFAETTEFDYKVLAKRIQELAFLNRGLKISITDKRLGMKQEEHFHYEGGIGSYVEFLNDKKDVIFNTPIYTDGELDGVAVEVAMQYTTSYHETVMSFANNIHTHEGGTHEQGFRTALTRVINDYAKKNKILKENDDNLTGEDVREGLTAVISVKHPNPQFEGQTKTKLGNSEVVKITNRLFSEAFQRFLLENPQVARKIVEKGILASKARIAAKRAREVTRKKSGLEISNLPGKLADCSSNDASQNELFIVEGDSAGGSAKSGRNREFQAILPIRGKILNVEKATMDKILANEEIRSLFTAMGTGFGADFDVSKARYQKLVIMTDADVDGAHIRTLLLTLIYRFMRPVLEAGYVYIAQPPIYGVKVGSEIKEYIQPGIDQEEKLKTALEKYSVGRSKPTVQRYKGLGEMDDHQLWETTMDPDNRLMARVTVDDAAEADKVFDMLMGDRVEPRREFIEENAVYSTLDI, via the coding sequence ATGATTGAAGAAAACAAACAAGTTGAAGAGAAAGCACAAGAATATGATGCCAGCCAGATTCAGGTTTTAGAAGGGCTAGAAGCTGTCCGAATGCGTCCTGGGATGTATATCGGATCAACGTCTAAAGAAGGGCTACATCATTTAGTATGGGAAATTGTTGATAATTCTATTGATGAAGCATTAGCTGGTTTTGCGACTCATATCAAGGTGCTTATTGAGGCAGACAATTCAATCACAGTCGTGGACGATGGTCGTGGTATTCCAGTTGATATTCAAGCTAAAACAGGGCGTCCTGCCGTTGAAACGGTCTTTACCGTCTTGCATGCGGGAGGTAAATTTGGTGGGGGCGGCTACAAAGTGTCAGGAGGTCTCCATGGTGTAGGTTCCTCTGTTGTTAATGCCTTGTCCACCCAGTTAGATGTACGTGTTTATAAAAATGGTCAGATTCATTACCAGGAATTCAAACGTGGTGCTGTCGTAGCAGATCTTGCTGTTATTGGGACAACTGATACTACTGGAACGACTGTTCACTTTACTCCAGACCCTGAGATTTTTGCCGAGACAACGGAGTTTGATTACAAGGTTTTAGCTAAACGTATCCAAGAATTAGCCTTTTTAAACCGTGGTTTGAAAATCTCCATTACAGATAAACGATTAGGTATGAAGCAAGAAGAGCATTTCCATTATGAAGGTGGTATTGGCTCATATGTTGAATTTTTAAACGATAAAAAAGATGTCATTTTCAATACTCCCATTTATACCGATGGTGAATTAGATGGCGTTGCCGTAGAAGTCGCCATGCAATACACAACTAGTTATCATGAGACAGTCATGAGTTTCGCCAATAATATTCATACTCATGAGGGCGGAACCCATGAGCAAGGTTTTCGAACAGCCCTCACTCGAGTCATCAATGACTATGCGAAAAAAAATAAAATCCTCAAAGAAAATGATGACAATTTAACAGGGGAAGATGTTCGCGAAGGCTTAACAGCAGTCATTTCTGTCAAACATCCAAACCCTCAGTTTGAAGGCCAGACAAAAACAAAACTTGGCAATTCAGAAGTAGTTAAAATCACTAACCGCCTCTTTAGTGAGGCCTTCCAACGTTTTCTTTTGGAAAACCCACAAGTTGCTCGTAAGATTGTGGAAAAAGGGATTTTGGCTTCCAAAGCTAGAATTGCAGCTAAACGCGCTCGTGAAGTCACCCGCAAAAAATCAGGCTTAGAAATTTCAAACTTACCTGGTAAATTGGCAGACTGTTCGTCAAACGATGCTAGCCAAAACGAACTGTTCATCGTCGAAGGAGACTCCGCAGGCGGATCAGCTAAATCAGGTCGTAACCGAGAGTTTCAAGCCATCTTGCCTATCCGCGGTAAAATCTTAAATGTGGAAAAAGCAACCATGGATAAGATTCTTGCTAACGAAGAAATTAGAAGTCTCTTCACCGCTATGGGAACAGGCTTTGGTGCAGATTTTGATGTGTCAAAAGCTCGTTATCAAAAGTTAGTGATTATGACTGATGCCGATGTGGATGGCGCTCATATTCGTACCTTACTGTTAACGTTGATTTATCGCTTCATGAGACCAGTCTTAGAAGCAGGTTACGTTTACATTGCCCAACCACCTATCTACGGGGTGAAAGTTGGTAGTGAGATTAAAGAATACATTCAACCAGGCATTGATCAGGAAGAGAAACTAAAAACAGCTCTTGAAAAATATAGTGTGGGCCGTTCAAAACCAACTGTTCAGCGTTATAAAGGTCTTGGAGAAATGGACGATCACCAACTCTGGGAAACGACAATGGATCCTGATAATCGCTTAATGGCTCGTGTTACTGTTGATGATGCAGCTGAGGCAGATAAGGTATTTGATATGTTAATGGGCGATCGTGTAGAGCCAAGACGTGAATTTATCGAAGAGAATGCGGTTTATAGTACATTGGATATTTAG
- a CDS encoding HAD-IA family hydrolase, translated as MNYHDYIWDLGGTLLDNYEISTQAFVQTLAFFNLPGEHDAVYQKLRESTAIAVATFAPNQPQFLQEYKQNEAVKLAQPIWCLGAKEILAKIVASGARNFLVSHRDQQVNQLLRNAGLLDYFTEVVTASNGFARKPNPESLLYLKDKYDISSGLVIGDRNLDKQAGQAAGFDTLLVDGRKNLLEIVA; from the coding sequence ATGAATTATCACGATTATATATGGGATTTGGGTGGTACCTTACTCGATAATTACGAAATTTCAACCCAAGCCTTCGTTCAAACCCTCGCCTTTTTTAATCTTCCAGGTGAACACGATGCTGTTTACCAAAAATTAAGGGAATCAACAGCTATTGCGGTGGCAACTTTTGCGCCCAATCAGCCACAATTTTTACAAGAGTACAAGCAAAATGAAGCAGTAAAGCTAGCTCAGCCTATCTGGTGTTTAGGAGCTAAAGAAATTTTGGCAAAGATAGTTGCTTCGGGTGCGCGCAATTTTTTAGTATCCCATCGTGATCAGCAAGTCAACCAACTCTTGCGAAATGCAGGGCTTTTAGATTATTTCACGGAGGTTGTGACGGCTTCTAACGGCTTTGCTCGTAAGCCAAACCCAGAGAGTTTACTTTATTTAAAAGATAAATATGATATTAGTAGTGGCTTGGTTATTGGAGATCGTAATCTGGATAAACAAGCAGGACAAGCAGCAGGTTTTGACACCTTGCTTGTTGATGGTAGAAAAAACCTATTGGAGATAGTAGCATAG